The following coding sequences are from one Zalophus californianus isolate mZalCal1 chromosome 5, mZalCal1.pri.v2, whole genome shotgun sequence window:
- the LOC113929663 gene encoding MICOS complex subunit MIC27: protein MAAVRMGKLTTIPGGLICASVTVHAAKEEEYKKQLVRPEQLPIYTAPPLQSKYVEEQPGRLQMGFASIRATTGHYIGWCKGVYVFVKNGIMDTVQFGKDAYIYLKNPPRDFLPKLGVITVAGLAGLVSARKGSRFKKIAYPLGLATLGATVCYPVQSVIIAKVTGKKAYTTSQQIYEAVKSLWTKINKKESFPKPKEKSKLGNSAEIEIPAKATDSLKYSVPLTTELSSETKTKSESTPGATQFMLDPKLMDHGQSHPEDVDMYSTRS from the coding sequence ATGGCGGCCGTTAGGATGGGAAAGCTGACAACCATACCTGGAGGTCTGATATGTGCATCTGTAACTGTCCATGCAGCTAAAGAAGAAGAATACAAAAAGCAGCTAGTAAGACCAGAGCAGCTCCCCATATATACTGCACCACCTCTGCAGTCTAAATATGTTGAAGAACAGCCTGGTCGTTTACAAATGGGCTTTGCATCCATCCGCGCTACAACTGGTCATTATATTGGCTGGTGCAAGGGTGTTTATGTGTTTGTGAAAAATGGAATAATGGATACAGTACAATTTGGAAAAGATGCGTATATTTATCTGAAGAATCCACCTCGAGATTTTCTTCCAAAACTTGGAGTGATTACAGTTGCAGGATTGGCAGGCTTGGTTTCAGCAAGAAAAGGTTCTAGGTTTAAGAAAATTGCTTATCCACTGGGACTGGCCACTTTAGGAGCAACTGTTTGCTACCCAGTTCAGTCAGTAATAATTGCAAAGGTAACTGGGAAAAAGGCATATACTACAAGCCAGCAAATTTATGAAGCAGTTAAATCATTGTggacaaaaatcaacaaaaaagagTCATTTCCTAAACCTAAAGAAAAATCTAAGCTAGGAAATTCTGCTGAAATAGAAATACCTGCAAAAGCAACTGACAGCCTGAAATACTCAGTGCCCTTGACAACAGAACTCAGCtctgaaacaaagacaaaatcagaATCCACCCCAGGTGCTACACAGTTTATGCTTGACCCCAAGCTCATGGATCATGGGCAGTCCCATCCAGAAGATGTAGATATGTACAGCACTAGAAGCTGA